One Weissella coleopterorum DNA segment encodes these proteins:
- the rpsJ gene encoding 30S ribosomal protein S10: MANKKIRIRLKAYEHTIIDASAEKIVETAKRTGAEISGPIPLPTERTLYTVLRSPHKHKDSREQFEMRTHKRLIDIVNPTAQTVDALSKLELPSGVNIEIKL, from the coding sequence ATGGCAAACAAGAAGATCCGTATCCGCTTAAAGGCATACGAACATACAATCATCGACGCATCAGCGGAGAAGATCGTTGAGACGGCAAAGCGTACTGGTGCTGAAATTTCAGGACCAATCCCATTGCCTACTGAACGTACTTTGTACACTGTTTTGCGTTCACCACACAAGCACAAGGATTCACGTGAACAATTCGAAATGCGCACACACAAGCGTTTGATCGATATCGTAAATCCAACTGCTCAAACTGTTGATGCATTATCAAAGCTTGAATTACCAAGCGGTGTCAACATCGAAATCAAGTTGTAA
- the rplB gene encoding 50S ribosomal protein L2, with product MAIKKYKPTSNGRRNMTSSDFAEITKTTPEKSLLESKSNTGARNSYGHMTVRHRGGGHKRQYRIIDFKRTKDEVTAKVTAIEYDPNRTANIALLQYTDGTKAYILAPKGLEVGMTVQSGPDADIKVGNALPLANIPDGTQIHNIELKPGKGGQLARSAGASAQLLGKEGKYVLVRLQSGEVRMILAVNRATVGVVGNEQHSLINWGKAGRRRWKGQRPHVRGSVMNPNDHPHGGGEGKAPVGRPSPMSPWGKKTAGKKTRDVNARSSKFIVRGRKSK from the coding sequence GTGGCTATCAAGAAATACAAGCCAACCTCTAACGGACGTCGTAACATGACGAGCTCAGATTTTGCTGAGATCACAAAGACGACGCCTGAAAAGAGCTTGTTGGAATCAAAGTCAAACACTGGTGCCCGTAATTCTTACGGACACATGACTGTTCGTCACCGTGGTGGTGGACATAAGCGTCAATACCGTATCATCGACTTCAAGCGTACTAAGGATGAAGTTACTGCAAAGGTTACTGCGATTGAATACGATCCAAACCGGACAGCAAACATCGCTTTGTTACAATATACTGATGGTACAAAGGCATACATCTTGGCGCCTAAGGGATTAGAAGTTGGCATGACCGTTCAATCTGGTCCTGATGCCGATATCAAAGTCGGAAACGCTTTGCCATTGGCAAACATTCCTGATGGAACTCAAATCCACAACATCGAATTGAAGCCTGGTAAGGGTGGACAACTTGCTCGTTCAGCTGGTGCATCTGCACAATTGTTGGGTAAGGAAGGAAAGTACGTCCTTGTTCGTCTTCAATCTGGTGAAGTACGTATGATTCTTGCCGTTAACCGTGCCACAGTTGGAGTTGTTGGAAATGAACAACACTCATTGATCAACTGGGGTAAGGCTGGTCGTCGTCGTTGGAAGGGTCAACGTCCACACGTTCGTGGATCTGTTATGAACCCTAACGATCACCCGCATGGTGGAGGAGAAGGTAAAGCGCCCGTTGGACGTCCATCTCCAATGTCACCATGGGGTAAGAAGACTGCTGGTAAGAAGACACGTGACGTTAACGCGCGTTCAAGCAAGTTTATCGTTCGTGGACGTAAGAGCAAGTAG
- the rplC gene encoding 50S ribosomal protein L3, translating to MTTKGILGRKIGMTQVFTDNGELIPVTVIESTPNVVLQVKTLENDGYNAIQLGFSDKRTVLSNKPEQGHVAKANTTPKRYIREIRDAEGELNVGDEVKVDVFAEGEVVDVTGITKGHGYQGNIKKDGQSRGPMAHGSRYHRRPGSLGAVINRVFKGKKLPGRMGNHKRTVQNLQVVRVDVENNVILVKGNVPGANKSLVTVKNSVKAK from the coding sequence ATGACAACTAAGGGTATCTTAGGCCGTAAAATCGGCATGACTCAGGTTTTCACTGATAACGGTGAACTTATTCCAGTTACTGTGATTGAATCAACACCTAACGTTGTTCTTCAAGTTAAAACACTTGAAAACGATGGTTACAATGCGATTCAATTAGGTTTCTCTGATAAGCGTACTGTTTTATCTAACAAACCTGAACAAGGTCACGTTGCTAAAGCAAACACGACCCCTAAGCGCTACATTCGTGAAATCCGCGACGCTGAGGGTGAATTAAACGTTGGGGATGAAGTAAAGGTTGATGTATTCGCTGAAGGTGAAGTCGTTGACGTTACTGGAATCACAAAGGGTCATGGTTACCAAGGTAACATTAAGAAAGATGGACAATCTCGTGGTCCTATGGCGCACGGTTCTCGTTACCACCGTCGTCCAGGTTCATTGGGAGCCGTTATCAATCGTGTCTTCAAGGGTAAGAAATTGCCTGGACGGATGGGTAACCACAAGCGCACGGTTCAAAACTTGCAAGTCGTACGGGTAGACGTTGAAAACAACGTAATCTTGGTCAAGGGTAATGTCCCTGGAGCAAACAAGTCACTTGTTACTGTTAAGAACTCTGTTAAAGCTAAGTAA
- the rplW gene encoding 50S ribosomal protein L23 produces MDARDIILRPIITEQTMSVLDEKRYTFEVDVRATKPQIKSAIEEIFDVKIEKINTANVRGKLKRQGRFAGYTKKRKKAIVKLTAASKDIQLFNEN; encoded by the coding sequence ATGGACGCACGTGATATCATTTTGCGCCCGATCATCACTGAACAAACGATGAGCGTTTTGGATGAAAAACGTTACACGTTTGAAGTTGATGTTCGTGCTACTAAGCCACAAATCAAGAGCGCTATTGAAGAAATTTTCGATGTTAAAATCGAAAAGATCAATACTGCAAATGTACGTGGTAAGTTGAAGCGTCAAGGACGTTTCGCTGGTTACACTAAGAAGCGTAAGAAGGCAATTGTTAAATTGACTGCTGCTTCTAAGGACATTCAATTGTTCAACGAAAACTAA
- the rplP gene encoding 50S ribosomal protein L16: MLVPKRVKYRKPHRGHMRGEAKGGKSVAFGDFGLQATTSHWVSNRQIEAARIAMTRYMKRGGKVWIKIFPHLSYTSKGVGVRMGNGKGAPVGWVAPVKRGKVMFEVGGVPEEVAREALRLAANKLPVKTKILARQVEGE, from the coding sequence ATGCTAGTTCCAAAGCGTGTTAAGTACCGTAAGCCACATCGTGGACACATGCGCGGTGAAGCTAAAGGTGGTAAGTCAGTTGCTTTCGGTGATTTCGGATTGCAAGCAACTACTTCACACTGGGTTTCAAATCGTCAAATCGAAGCTGCTCGTATTGCTATGACTCGTTATATGAAGCGTGGTGGTAAGGTTTGGATTAAAATTTTCCCACACTTGTCATACACTTCTAAAGGTGTTGGAGTACGTATGGGTAATGGTAAGGGTGCCCCAGTTGGTTGGGTTGCCCCAGTCAAGCGTGGTAAGGTAATGTTTGAAGTCGGCGGTGTTCCTGAAGAAGTTGCCCGTGAGGCTTTGCGCCTTGCCGCTAACAAGTTGCCAGTTAAGACTAAGATCTTAGCTCGCCAAGTGGAGGGTGAATAA
- the rplN gene encoding 50S ribosomal protein L14, which yields MIQQESRLNVADNSGAREILTIKVLGGSGRKFAGIGDMIVATVKQAIPGGTVKKGDVVKAVIVRTVSSSHRADGSYIKFDENAAVIVKDDKSPVGTRIFGPVARELRDNDYMRIVSLAPEVL from the coding sequence GTGATTCAACAAGAAAGTCGTTTGAATGTTGCTGATAATTCTGGAGCACGTGAAATCTTAACTATTAAGGTTTTGGGTGGATCTGGTCGTAAGTTCGCCGGAATCGGTGACATGATCGTTGCAACCGTAAAGCAAGCAATTCCTGGTGGAACTGTAAAGAAGGGTGATGTCGTTAAGGCAGTTATCGTTCGTACCGTTTCATCATCACACCGTGCAGATGGTTCATACATCAAGTTTGATGAGAACGCTGCAGTTATCGTTAAGGATGATAAGAGTCCTGTTGGAACTCGTATCTTCGGCCCTGTTGCACGTGAATTACGTGACAACGATTACATGCGTATTGTGTCATTGGCACCTGAAGTATTGTAA
- the rplV gene encoding 50S ribosomal protein L22 yields the protein MAEEITSARATAKIVRVAPRKVRLVLDQIRGKRVAEAFAILQFLPNHSSEDVYKVLNSAVANAENNYSLDREDLVVAEAFANEGPTLKRFRPRAKGSASPINKRTSHITVVVTEK from the coding sequence ATGGCTGAAGAAATCACATCAGCACGCGCCACAGCGAAAATCGTTCGTGTCGCACCACGTAAGGTCCGCCTTGTGCTTGACCAAATTCGTGGAAAGCGAGTGGCTGAGGCATTTGCAATCTTGCAATTCTTGCCAAACCACTCATCAGAAGATGTATATAAGGTATTGAACTCAGCAGTTGCTAATGCTGAGAACAATTACTCACTAGATCGCGAAGATTTGGTAGTTGCAGAAGCCTTTGCCAACGAAGGACCAACGTTAAAGCGTTTCCGTCCACGTGCCAAGGGTTCAGCTTCACCAATCAATAAGCGCACAAGCCACATTACTGTTGTGGTAACAGAAAAGTAA
- the rpsC gene encoding 30S ribosomal protein S3 yields MGQKINPTGFRVGIIRDWDAKWYANKKDYANVLLEDMKLRKYIETKLAEASVSRIEIERTANRVNISIHTAKPGMVIGKGGSEVDALRNELSRLVTKGERVHINIIEIKKPDLDAHLVGSQIAQDLERRVAFRRSMRGAIQRAMRSGAKGIKTQVSGRLNGADIARIEQYTEGTVPLHTLRADIDYSWDEAATTYGKLGIKTWIYRGDILPEKKSKSKEAK; encoded by the coding sequence ATGGGTCAAAAGATTAACCCAACTGGTTTCCGTGTCGGAATCATCCGCGATTGGGATGCTAAATGGTACGCAAACAAGAAGGACTACGCTAATGTTTTGTTAGAAGACATGAAGTTGCGTAAGTATATCGAGACTAAGTTGGCTGAAGCCTCAGTTTCACGTATTGAAATTGAGCGGACAGCTAACCGTGTTAACATCTCAATCCACACTGCTAAGCCTGGAATGGTTATTGGTAAGGGTGGATCAGAAGTTGATGCATTGCGTAACGAATTGTCACGTTTGGTGACTAAGGGTGAACGTGTTCACATCAACATCATTGAGATTAAGAAGCCTGATTTGGACGCCCACTTGGTCGGTTCACAAATTGCACAAGACTTGGAACGCCGTGTGGCTTTCCGTCGTTCAATGCGTGGAGCGATCCAACGAGCTATGCGTTCTGGTGCCAAGGGTATCAAAACACAAGTTTCTGGACGTTTGAACGGAGCAGACATTGCTCGTATCGAGCAATACACTGAGGGTACAGTTCCTTTGCACACTTTGCGTGCAGATATCGACTACTCTTGGGATGAGGCAGCTACAACTTACGGTAAATTAGGAATCAAAACTTGGATTTACCGTGGAGATATCTTGCCTGAAAAAAAGTCTAAGAGCAAGGAGGCCAAGTAA
- the tsaD gene encoding tRNA (adenosine(37)-N6)-threonylcarbamoyltransferase complex transferase subunit TsaD, with translation MTDRIILAFESSADETSVAIIKNGNEILSLEIATQIKSHQRFGGIVPEVASRHHIEQITLLVEAALSDAQLTYDDLTAVAVTYGPGLVGALLIGITAAKTIAWAHNLPLVPVVHMAGHISAAQFVEPIQYPALALMVSGGHTEFVLMNSENDYVVVGDTRDDAVGESYDKVGRTMGLSYPAGKTIDQMAHQGESTYQLPRALMNDGKLDFSFSGLKSAVINLKHNADQRSETLDLTNLATSFQSAVLEILLTKTRLALEKYPVKMFIVAGGVAANQGLRDGLDQLSAEFEQIKLVKVPLELAGDNAAMIGAAGDIAYRHGKRAGWDLNAKPGLDFDYLSPEIEFKVPGVENNQK, from the coding sequence TCAAGTGCCGATGAAACGAGTGTCGCAATTATCAAAAATGGAAATGAGATTTTGAGTTTAGAAATTGCAACACAAATTAAGAGTCATCAGCGTTTTGGGGGGATTGTTCCAGAAGTAGCTAGCCGTCACCATATAGAACAAATCACCTTATTAGTTGAAGCGGCGCTATCAGATGCCCAATTGACGTATGATGATTTAACTGCAGTGGCAGTAACGTATGGTCCAGGATTAGTAGGTGCGCTTTTGATTGGAATTACGGCGGCAAAAACCATTGCGTGGGCGCACAACTTACCATTAGTACCAGTGGTACACATGGCTGGACATATTTCTGCGGCCCAATTTGTTGAACCCATCCAATATCCTGCTTTAGCTCTGATGGTTTCAGGGGGGCATACAGAATTTGTGCTGATGAATTCTGAGAATGATTATGTTGTCGTTGGGGATACACGTGATGATGCAGTCGGCGAATCGTATGATAAAGTTGGCCGAACGATGGGGTTGTCTTATCCGGCAGGTAAAACGATTGATCAAATGGCGCATCAAGGGGAATCCACTTACCAATTACCGCGAGCTTTGATGAATGATGGGAAATTAGATTTTAGTTTTTCAGGACTTAAGAGCGCGGTAATTAATTTAAAGCACAATGCAGATCAACGGAGCGAGACGTTAGATCTGACTAATCTTGCAACTAGTTTTCAGTCCGCAGTATTAGAAATCCTATTGACTAAAACACGATTAGCCCTAGAAAAGTACCCAGTGAAAATGTTTATCGTGGCAGGAGGTGTCGCTGCTAATCAAGGTCTGCGGGACGGCTTAGATCAACTGTCGGCTGAATTTGAACAGATCAAATTGGTAAAGGTACCGCTGGAACTAGCTGGTGATAATGCAGCCATGATTGGGGCAGCTGGTGATATTGCATATCGGCATGGCAAACGCGCCGGTTGGGATTTAAATGCAAAGCCGGGCTTAGATTTTGATTATTTATCACCAGAAATAGAATTTAAAGTTCCTGGAGTCGAAAATAATCAGAAATAA
- the rpsS gene encoding 30S ribosomal protein S19, translating into MGRSLKKGPFADAHLLKKVEAANASEKQVVIKTWSRRSTIFPSFIGLTFAVYDGRKHVPVLVQEDMVGHKLGEFVPTRTFHGHAADDKKTKRS; encoded by the coding sequence ATGGGTCGCAGCCTGAAGAAGGGACCATTCGCTGACGCACACTTGTTAAAGAAGGTTGAAGCAGCTAATGCTTCTGAAAAACAAGTTGTCATCAAGACATGGTCACGTCGTTCAACGATTTTTCCAAGTTTTATCGGTTTGACATTTGCCGTTTACGATGGTCGTAAGCACGTACCAGTGTTGGTACAAGAAGACATGGTCGGACACAAGCTTGGTGAATTTGTCCCTACGCGTACATTCCATGGACACGCAGCGGATGATAAGAAAACGAAGCGTAGCTAA
- the rpmC gene encoding 50S ribosomal protein L29: MKTKDLKNEIKGLSTAELVAKEKSYKEELFNLRFQLATGQLENTARLSEVRKQIARIKTVIRQQELNK; this comes from the coding sequence ATGAAGACCAAAGATTTAAAAAACGAAATCAAGGGCCTCAGTACAGCTGAATTAGTGGCTAAGGAAAAAAGCTACAAGGAAGAGTTGTTTAACTTGCGTTTCCAACTAGCTACTGGTCAACTTGAGAACACGGCTCGTTTGTCAGAAGTACGTAAGCAAATTGCTCGTATTAAGACTGTGATTCGTCAACAAGAATTGAACAAGTAG
- the rplD gene encoding 50S ribosomal protein L4, producing the protein MTKVALFKQDGSNAGEVELNDAIFGIEPNNNVITDAVLMQRASMRQGTHAVKNRSAVRGGGRKPWRQKGTGRARQGSIRSPQWRGGGIVFGPTPHSYAYKMPKKAYRLALKSVLSQKVLDSSLVIVDGLSFDAPKTKEFKAVLNNLNVNEKTLVVLDDNNTNAALAARNLENITVMTAKGVNVLDVINNDKLVVVQSALSQVEEVLA; encoded by the coding sequence ATGACTAAGGTTGCTTTATTTAAGCAAGATGGTTCAAATGCCGGTGAAGTTGAGTTGAACGACGCAATTTTTGGTATCGAACCTAATAATAACGTCATCACTGATGCCGTTTTGATGCAACGTGCATCAATGCGTCAAGGGACTCACGCCGTTAAGAACCGCTCTGCTGTTCGTGGTGGTGGTCGTAAGCCTTGGCGTCAAAAGGGAACTGGACGTGCCCGTCAAGGGTCAATCCGTAGCCCACAATGGCGTGGTGGAGGAATTGTCTTCGGACCTACTCCACACTCATATGCCTACAAGATGCCTAAGAAGGCATATCGTTTGGCTTTGAAGTCAGTGTTGTCACAAAAGGTTTTGGATTCATCATTGGTAATCGTTGATGGTTTGTCATTTGATGCACCAAAGACAAAGGAATTCAAGGCTGTTTTGAACAACTTGAATGTTAACGAAAAGACATTGGTTGTTTTGGATGACAACAACACTAACGCCGCATTAGCTGCTCGTAATCTTGAGAATATCACGGTTATGACTGCTAAGGGTGTAAATGTGTTGGACGTTATCAACAACGATAAGTTGGTTGTTGTACAATCAGCTTTGTCACAAGTTGAGGAGGTTTTGGCATAA
- the rpsQ gene encoding 30S ribosomal protein S17 has product MTEARNARKVYTGRVVSDKMDKTISVAIETYKNHPVYGKRVKYTKKFKAHDENNEAKAGDMVRIMETRPTSATKRFRLVEIVEKAVII; this is encoded by the coding sequence ATGACTGAAGCTCGTAATGCACGTAAGGTTTACACAGGCCGCGTGGTTTCAGATAAGATGGATAAGACAATTTCTGTTGCCATTGAAACTTATAAGAACCACCCAGTTTATGGAAAGCGTGTTAAGTACACGAAGAAGTTTAAGGCTCACGATGAAAACAACGAAGCTAAAGCAGGAGATATGGTACGTATCATGGAGACACGTCCAACTTCAGCTACAAAGCGCTTCCGTTTGGTAGAAATCGTCGAGAAGGCCGTTATTATCTAA